The following are encoded together in the Bacillus carboniphilus genome:
- a CDS encoding N-acetyltransferase: protein MSVKIKKCNLDDLQILQNISIETFNDTFQNQNSPENMKLYLDKAFNSKQLTTELCNISSEFYFVYFNSEVAGYLKVNTNGAQSEDMGTDSLEIERIYLKNSFQKLGLGKYLLSKVMEIALERNKEKIWLGVWEKNENAISFYKKMGFVQTGAHSFYMGDEEQTDYIMVKTL, encoded by the coding sequence ATGAGTGTGAAAATAAAAAAGTGTAACCTAGATGATCTTCAAATACTTCAAAACATAAGTATAGAAACATTTAACGATACATTCCAAAACCAGAATTCACCTGAAAATATGAAACTTTATTTAGACAAAGCTTTTAATTCTAAACAGTTAACAACGGAACTTTGCAATATCTCTTCGGAATTTTATTTTGTCTACTTTAATAGTGAAGTCGCTGGATATTTAAAGGTGAATACTAATGGTGCACAGTCAGAAGACATGGGTACGGATTCACTGGAAATTGAGAGAATCTACCTTAAGAATAGTTTTCAGAAACTAGGTCTTGGTAAATATCTTTTAAGTAAAGTTATGGAAATTGCACTTGAACGTAATAAAGAAAAAATCTGGCTAGGTGTATGGGAAAAAAATGAGAATGCTATTTCTTTTTATAAGAAAATGGGCTTTGTCCAAACTGGTGCACACTCTTTTTATATGGGTGATGAAGAACAAACGGATTATATAATGGTTAAAACACTCTAA
- a CDS encoding nucleotidyltransferase domain-containing protein gives MSNLRAGFGLDHNGYIVSDVSKDKIEPIYTPCIQESVENLSKLFPDQLHSVYIYGSVARGEAIINKSDLDLLALFNDSLSPDEIKKIKSIAGDLSQKNQSLVRDVGIAVGYYNYMIDPANYYEMAFLKELCVCVHGEDLRSRFGPYKLTSEIAISFNGDIRDVLTRTISRLEAASTEELKSITQSFARKLIRTYYSMVMARSQIWSTRIHEQSEVFINYFPPKKAIISTLHEWIENPPTDRKIVIEFFMREGKWASDNFVHEAKST, from the coding sequence ATGAGTAATCTAAGAGCAGGATTTGGTCTTGACCATAATGGTTATATTGTTAGTGACGTCAGTAAAGACAAGATTGAACCTATCTACACCCCTTGCATTCAAGAGTCCGTGGAGAACCTTAGTAAGTTGTTTCCGGATCAATTACACAGTGTCTATATTTACGGCAGTGTAGCCAGGGGGGAAGCCATTATCAACAAGTCAGATTTAGATCTTCTCGCTTTGTTTAATGATTCACTCAGTCCAGACGAGATTAAAAAAATAAAGAGCATTGCAGGAGATTTGTCTCAAAAAAATCAATCTCTCGTTCGTGATGTAGGCATTGCTGTTGGATACTACAACTATATGATTGATCCAGCGAATTACTATGAAATGGCATTTCTTAAAGAACTCTGTGTTTGTGTGCATGGCGAAGACTTGCGAAGCAGATTTGGTCCTTACAAACTCACATCAGAAATAGCCATAAGTTTTAATGGAGATATTCGTGATGTTCTTACTCGGACCATAAGCCGGCTAGAAGCAGCATCTACCGAGGAATTAAAATCCATTACACAAAGCTTTGCTCGGAAGCTTATACGAACCTATTATTCTATGGTAATGGCCCGTTCTCAGATTTGGTCAACAAGAATTCACGAGCAATCCGAGGTGTTTATCAACTACTTCCCTCCCAAAAAAGCTATCATTTCCACCTTGCATGAATGGATTGAGAATCCTCCAACAGATCGAAAAATAGTTATTGAGTTTTTCATGAGAGAAGGTAAGTGGGCCAGTGACAACTTTGTCCATGAAGCGAAAAGTACTTAG